A genome region from Gossypium hirsutum isolate 1008001.06 chromosome A04, Gossypium_hirsutum_v2.1, whole genome shotgun sequence includes the following:
- the LOC107949110 gene encoding monooxygenase 2 — protein sequence MEIVEDVVIVGAGIAGLTTSLGLHRLGIRSLVLESSDKLRITGFAFTTWSNAWKALDAIGIGESLRCQHHLITSMVIASTFSDKPPSEAPYKGLEVRCLQRRLLLETLAKDVPNGTIRFSSKVVSIDESEGHFKRLHLADGTILKTKVLIGCDGVNSVVAKWLGLQKPAFAGRSAVRGNAHFRSGHGFEHKFKQLIGKVGRLGFLPCDDENVFWFFTWIPATKEEGMEEDPIKLKQFVANELKDASDEMKSVIENTSLECIISSPLRYRKPLELLLWGNISKGNVCVAGDALHPMTPDLGQGACSAMEDGVTLARCLGEALLKPGAEDDDEEYKRIEMGLKKYDQERRWRSFDLVTTAFMVGFVLRNDGKMIRYLRDKFLLGFLAGLLLRKAGFDCGKL from the exons ATGGAAATTGTTGAAGATGTTGTAATTGTGGGGGCTGGAATTGCTGGTCTCACCACATCTTTGGGTCTCCATAg GCTGGGAATTCGTAGTTTAGTGTTGGAATCATCGGACAAACTGAGGATCACTGGGTTTGCATTCACGACGTGGAGCAATGCATGGAAAGCGTTGGATGCTATTGGTATCGGTGAATCTCTACGCTGTCAACATCACCTCATCACAAG CATGGTTATTGCTTCAACGTTCTCAGACAAACCGCCATCAGAGGCACCATATAAGGGTCTCGAAGTACGCTGTCTTCAACGGAGATTATTGTTGGAAACATTAGCAAAAGATGTTCCCAATGGAACCATAAGGTTCTCTTCTAAAGTGGTTTCCATTGACGAATCTGAAGGCCACTTTAAACGACTCCATCTTGCTGATGGAACCATCCTCAAAACCAAG GTGTTGATAGGGTGCGATGGAGTGAACTCAgtggtggcaaaatggcttggtttaCAAAAGCCTGCTTTCGCAGGTCGATCGGCGGTTAGAGGCAATGCGCATTTTAGAAGCGGCCACGGATTTGAACACAAATTCAAGCAGTTGATTGGCAAAGTTGGTCGATTAGGGTTCTTACCTTGTGATGATGAGAATGTTTTTTGGTTTTTTACTTGGATTCCAGCCACTAAAG AAGAAGGAATGGAAGAAGACCCAATTAAGCTGAAACAATTCGTAGCAAACGAGCTTAAAGATGCATCAGATGAGATGAAATCAGTCATCGAAAACACTTCGCTAGAATGCATTATATCATCTCCATTAAGGTATAGGAAACCACTGGAGCTGCTTCTGTGGGGAAATATCAGCAAAGGCAACGTTTGTGTAGCCGGTGATGCTCTTCATCCCATGACCCCAGACCTCGGCCAAGGTGCGTGTTCAGCCATGGAAGATGGTGTTACTCTCGCCAGATGCCTAGGTGAAGCCTTGTTGAAACCAGGGGCTGAGGATGATGATGAAGAATATAAGAGGATTGAAATGGGGTTGAAGAAATATGATCAAGAAAGAAGATGGAGAAGCTTTGATTTGGTTACTACTGCTTTCATGGTGGGTTTTGTATTGCGAAATGATGGGAAGATGATTAGGTATTTGAGGGATAAGTTTTTGTTGGGATTTTTAGCTGGGTTGTTGTTAAGGAAGGCTGGTTTTGATTGTGGTAAGCTTTGA
- the LOC107949111 gene encoding monooxygenase 2, with protein sequence MSSHSVGMEIVEDVVIVGAGIAGLTTALGLHRLGIRSLVLESSERLRITGFAFTTWENAWKALDAIGIGESLRRQHYLMSSIVVASTFLEKPAVSEMSFKGHDIRCVQRRSLLETLAKELPNGTIRFSSKVVSIDESDDHFKRLHLADGTILKTKVLIGCDGVNSAVAKWLGLQNPVFSGRSAIRGNAHFKGGHGFEPKYRQFVGKGVRSGFLPCDDENVYWFFTWTPATKEEEMEDKPLKLKQLVTSKLKDTSDEMKSVIEKTLLDDIISSPLRYRKPWELLWGNISKGNVCVAGDALHPMTPDIGQGGCLAMEDGVVLARCLGEALLKPGVEDEEYERIEMGLKKYGQERKWRSFDLITTAFMVGFIQQNDGKVMSYLRDNFMLRFLSGLLLRKAGFDCGKL encoded by the exons ATGAGCAGCCACAGTGTTGGAATGGAGATTGTAGAAGACGTAGTGATAGTAGGGGCTGGAATTGCTGGTCTCACCACAGCCTTGGGACTCCATAG GCTGGGAATTCGTAGTTTAGTATTGGAATCATCGGAGAGATTAAGGATCACCGGATTTGCTTTCACGACGTGGGAAAATGCATGGAAAGCTTTGGATGCTATTGGCATCGGTGAATCTCTACGCCGTCAACATTACCTGATGTCTAG CATAGTAGTTGCTTCTACATTCTTAGAGAAGCCGGCGGTATCGGAGATGTCATTCAAGGGTCATGATATTCGTTGTGTTCAACGGCGATCATTGTTGGAAACATTAGCAAAGGAACTCCCCAATGGAACCATAAGGTTCTCTTCTAAAGtggtttccattgatgaatctgaCGACCACTTTAAACGACTGCATCTTGCCGATGGAACCATCCTCAAAACCAAG GTCTTGATAGGGTGCGATGGAGTGAACTCAgcggtggcaaaatggcttggtttaCAAAACCCTGTTTTCTCAGGTCGATCAGCAATTCGAGGCAATGCGCATTTCAAAGGCGGCCATGGATTTGAACCCAAATACAGACAGTTCGTTGGCAAAGGTGTTCGATCAGGATTCCTTCCTTGTGATGATGAGAATGTTTATTGGTTTTTTACTTGGACTCCAGCCACAAAAG AAGAAGAAATGGAAGACAAACCACTTAAGCTAAAGCAATTGGTAACAAGCAAGCTCAAAGATACATCCGATGAAATGAAATCTGTCATCGAAAAAACACTGCTAGACGACATCATATCATCGCCATTAAGATACAGAAAACCATGGGAGCTGCTTTGGGGAAACATTAGCAAAGGCAACGTTTGTGTAGCCGGTGATGCTCTTCATCCCATGACCCCAGATATCGGCCAAGGTGGGTGTTTAGCCATGGAAGACGGCGTCGTTCTCGCTAGATGCCTTGGTGAAGCCTTGTTGAAACCAGGGGTTGAGGATGAAGAATATGAGAGGATTGAAATGGGGTTGAAGAAATATGGtcaagaaagaaaatggagaagcTTTGATTTGATTACTACTGCTTTCATGGTGGGTTTTATACAACAAAACGATGGGAAGGTGATGAGTTATTTGAGGGATAACTTTATGTTGAGGTTCTTGTCTGGGTTGTTGTTAAGGAAGGCTGGTTTTGATTGTGGTAAGCTTTGA